GGCGCCTTGCCGCGCCGCTTGAGCGCCGCGTTGAAGCCCTCGTAGACAGCGCGGTCGAAGCCGGTGCTCTTGCCGCGCACCGAGAGCATGTGGATGCGCACGACGAGCAGGCCGGCCTTCGTGAGCCACGCTTCGTGGTCGCTGGCCTCGCCGCCCTTGCTTGCCTTCGCGTCGCGATGGGCGTTGAGCAACGGGCGGAACTTCTTCCAGGCGGGCAGCGCCCCCTCGACGAGCAGCGAGAGCATCGTCATGAAGTGCGACTTGCCGCTGCCGAAGCTGCCGTGGATGAACCGGCCATACTCCTCGCCGCGCTCGAAGACCTGCTTCATATCGTCGAGGATGCGGGGCAGCTCCTTCTCGACGGCGGGCGTGACGACGTAGTCGCGCGCGAGCTGCTCGACCTCCTCGGAGTTGGGATCCAGTTCGCGCAGTTTGACGACGAACCCCATCGCCCGGATGTCCTCGGGACGCGGAAGCTCGAAGGCCTCGGTGATGGTAGTCATGACTGAGATCCCGTCGTCATAGGTCTTGCCTCAAGAGTCGCTCCTGAGCCGGCAGCCCCGAGAGCTGAAGACAGAGCCACGGTGCGTCGCGTTCGATGAACTTCTCGGGAGGCGTTGTCGTCGTCGTGACGATGTACTGAAATGCCGGTTCCCCCTCGAAACACTTCTCGATCTCGTGAGCGAGTAGGAAAAGACGCTCGTAGACGTCCGGCGCCATGTCGGCCTCGCGCGGGCCGTCGTGGACCAAGAAGCGCGGGAACGTGCCATCGCCTTCGATGCTTGCGACGAGCGCTGCCAGGTCGAAGGCTAGGAGCTTGACCGTAGCGATGGCCGTGCTGTCACGCTCGCCGCGTTCCTCGACTGTCAGAGACAGGGAGCGCCCCGACGTTTCGACGCGCCCGGTGACTTGGTCTCCGATGAGTGCCCGTACGAGGTAGTCGAATCGAGCCGAAAAGCGATGGACCGTTACCCGCTGGGCTTCGCGAATCTTGTCCTGTCGCGAGTAGGACTCCTCGATGTCGCGAGTAAGCTGCTTGATGGATTCCGCCTTCGAAGCAGCGTCGTTCGCAGTCTTCTCGGCTGCGTCGATGAGCTGCCCCACGTGATCGAGCTTCGCGTTCTCCTCACGTAGATTGGCATTCGCCTCGACGTAGGCCGTCGAAGCGGCGAGGAGCTGCCGTCGAGCGTTCTTTGTGGCACGTTCAGCAGCCTCGATCTCGCTCTTAATTCGCGCAATCTCCTGCTGAATTGCAGCCGCGAGTCCACGCTCGATCGCGAGTTCCTCGGTCGCGGCCCGCTCACTGCGCTTGCTGGAGATGTCACTGGGGCGGCCTACGGCGAGCGGGCAGCATTTCTCATGAGCCATGCGAAGCGGAACGCTGCAGAAGTCTCGAGATGGCGGGAGCGACGCCAGTAGACCGGATTGCTGCGTCCCAACCAACTCGCCCACCATGCCTTGCACGGCGTCGAGTCGCTCTTGGACGCCCTTCAGCTTCTCCTTCAGAGCGCCTTCGTTCTCGCTGGCAATCTCGAGAAGCGTACGAAGCTCTTCCTGCCGATCCGACTCTTCCAGTTCCTGCTTTCGTGTCTTCAGCTCTGCGCGTCGCTTTTCCAGTTCGGCCCTTGTGGCCGAGCCGAATAGCGGCGTGGAGGTCAGGGGCAACTCCATGCCGAGCACAGTCGAAAGCCGCTGCCGGTCCGTATCTGCTTGGTGCCGAAGGAGCGGCGCCGAGCGCGCCGCATCCTCCTTGTCCGCCACGAACTGCGCGTTTCGCTGAAGCTCGTGGCGCTCAGCGTCCGAACTCAACCCAAGCACCGTGCGAATGAGAAACTGTCGTTCTTCAACGTTGAGCGAGGGAGCATCGGAGCCGCTCGCTCGGTGGCGCCACTCGAGAAAGTCCGCAAAGCGGCAGTCCTGATCTCGGATCAGCCAAGGCAGCACGTGTTCCCACCCGACAAGCTTGTCGCTGATGGGAAACTTCTTCGATGCAAGCGCTTCCGTCGTACTCTTCGCGAGCGCCTCGACGAACTCCTGGTAGTCGCGACGCTCCGCCGTCGTGTCCGTAACGTCGTCGATCGTGCGGTCACGCAGGCAGAACGACCGGTGGCCGATTCCGAGCGGGCGCGCGACGACCCAACGTACATCGTTGACGAAGACCTCTGCGACCACCCAAGCGTTCGGCAGCTTCGAGCGGATGCGGCGCTTGACGCCATCTGGAGCAAACCCGCCGTCACCGAGCACGTGCCGGAGGAGGCGACAGAAGGTGCTTTTACCTGCCGTGTGTCCGGCCACGCCATCTCGGAAGAGCGCGTTGTCGACACCGGCAGAATTATGAGCGGCCCATACGATGTTAAGGCCTCTGCGGAGCTTTACGTCTCGCACGACGTGCTCGTCGCCCTTCGTCAGTTCGCTCAGAATGCGAATGCGATAAACCCAGAACGCCGGTGCCATCCGCTCGGAACTCGGACGAATCTGGCGCGGAGGGTCAATCCCCGGAATGCGCATTTGGCCCGCCGTCATGCAGCTGTCTCCAGGAGTTTGCGGTCAGCAGCCGAGAGCGACTTGTCGATCGAGCTGAAGTCATCCACGGGTTGTGCCCGCAGAACTTTCACCGCAAGGTCGGCCTCAAAGCGGAACCACGGATCGATCTGTTCCTCGGAGGGCGTGTGCGGACTTGTGCTGACAGTCACGCGCGCCTCGCTGTTCGTCCCCAACACGACACCGTTCCGCTCTGCCAACGCGGCGAGCGTCGAGGCAAGCAGGCCTGCCTTCACCGAACGCGAGCCCACGGTAGTCCCCCAATGGGTAACCGCGCGCTTCAGGGGCGCCGGTGCGAGACGCTTCAACAGATTGGGGCGGGCTCGCAGCGCGAATGCACGCGCGAGATCCGTGCGGGTTGCCGATCCTCCTGAAGCGTGGAGCACCGCCCAGATGAAGAGCGCAGCGTCGTCAGGACTGGAGACGTCGGGGATGATCGCAGGCAGGTCGTCGAACGAGTCGTCGTCCTCGACCTCCTTCGTCGAGGTCCTCCGCGGCCCGGCGGCGCGGGTGCTGGGCGGCGGGAAGCGCTTCTTCCAGTCTCCAATGAGCGTGGTGCTCGGGCCCTCGATGCCGACGAGCGCTTGCAGCTCGGCCTTGAGGCGCGTGGCAGCAGGGGCGTCTTCGCGAGCCACGTCAGAGAGCAGGCGCCACGCGCTGTCGAGCAGGCCGATGCGGTCGGCGAGCGGCACCGAGTCGTCTTCGAGTTCTTCGTCGATGGCAAGGATGGCCTTCACGCGCTGCTGCGCGGTCCAGCCCGCCCAGCCGTAGAGGGTCTCGACGCCGGAGCGGCCGGGCACCTCGGTGAATGCAATGAAGCGCTCTTTCGGGACGTCGAGCTTGCCACGCAGTTGCCAGTATTCGGGCTTCAGGAAGTCGGTGTTCGCGTAGTTCGGAGGTACCTCCGGCGACGTCTTCTCCCCGGCGTCGACTCGCGCTTGGTCAAGCCATGTGCGTTCCCACGCTTGCCGCTTCACGAGCCCTGCGGGCTTGTACGTGTGCAACGGATGGCTCGGGACAGACTCTGCCTGCAATACTTGAGCGACAAGCTGCGAGAGATTGAAGTCGCGCCGGTCCGTCAGAACCTCGCACACAGCCAGAGCGTCGTCGTCGTCTTGGAGGGCGGCGACTAGATGCTCGAGCGAGAAGTGGCGACTTCGATCGCGTGCGACCGCCTCAACTCGCCCGGCGAACCACGCGCTGAGTGCCGTTCTTGTCTTGTCGAGGTAGGTGCGATCATAGCGACCGAACACGCCCTGTGTGCCCCTCCACAAGCGCTTGCTCACCGGGCTCTCAAGGAGACCCAGGAAGCGCTCGGACTCAAGGAGTTTTCGACGGCGCACGTACTCCTCGGCGACCTTCGGCGAGAGCCCGCTCGGCAGCATGCCTTCAGCCCAAGCAAACGGTCTTGAGTCGGGCTGGACGTCGCATTCCGCCAAGAGGTTGGTACTGCCCTGCGGTGTCAGCCCGAGCAGACGATAGATCTCCCAGTCGAGTTCTTCTTGCCAGAACACCATTCGAAGGAACGCGCTCATCTCCCGCTGCTCTGCTTCCCTCAGAGCAGCTCTCAACGCGGTGGAGGATACGAGAACGCCGGGGCGACGGACCACGCTATGCGGTAGGTGGTCTGAGCGCTCGGTGGCGAGAGCGTTGATCGTAGCGGCGATGGTTCCCGCGCTACTCGCGGCGAGTCCGTGCGGTACCGGGAACGCGTTCATGCCGGTGGCCGCGAAGTCGAAGCGGTTGTTCTCAGGGAGCGTGCCCGCGCTGTCGACGTCGTGCGTCTTCGAGCCCTTCGGGTAGAAGACCTGCTTCATCCAGAAGCAGGCGGTCGACGAGTTAAGGATCCCCAGAAGAGCCAGGTGAGTGCCCTCGGTAGCCTCCGAGGGCAACTTGATGACGAGGACGCTCTGCTTGAAGTTCCTGCCGCCCCTATCGAGGACGAAGTGATTATGGGTTGCGACACACGCACAAACGATAGAGAGCGGCGTGCGGAGCTTCGAAGCAGTGAAGCGGCCGTACTCGTACCATTTCAAACCGTCCTCGACCTTCGTCCGCCCCCCGAACATCTTGTTGTTGGAGAGACGCGTCTTGTACGGGAGTAGCCACGCCTCAAGTTTTGAGCCATCGACCGATGCCAAGACATTCAGGGTGTCGTCGTAGGGGAAAACCGCGACGTCGGTCGGCGCGACGGCCCAATCCCGAATGAGATCGCCCTCCACCATCGGTCGGCGCTGGTCGGCGGGAATGCCGTGACGAACGAGTACTTCCTCGGATGCAATGAAGGCCTCGTCTTCGAGGGTGAAGCACGTGATGCCAATGCTCTCGGACAGCCTCCCGAGGGTCGACTCCGCTGCGCTCTCAATCCTCTGCTTGAGCTCGGAGGCACCACCGCCGCCCAGACTCCAGGGGTGAACGTTCAGCATGGTTCGAGGAACGTCGGCAACACTGATGTAGTCGTTGTCGAAGCCAACGCTGGGCCAGTTCGTAGCGATGCTCGTCCAGACCTCGCCATGCGCTGGGTCACATGGAGTTCCACTCTCACCACGTTTGCCGAGCACAGCGCGCACCGCATCGCCGACCGGCTTTCGGTGTCGACCGAACAGCAAAACGGTAGGGGTCGAGTGGAATGGAATGTACGCTTGCGCAGCATCGACAACGAGTGTCAGGTCCAGGTTGGCGAGGACCCTTTCGATCAGCGCCTTGCCAAAGTCGCGTTTCGTGAAGTTGTTGCTCGTGATGATTCCGACGAAGCCGTCCTTGTCCGCGAGCTGAAAACAGCGCTCCGTGAAGGGCGCACCGAGCGAGTACTTGCCGGTCGCCGATACGTAGCGACGGTTCTTGCCGATCAGCTCGCGGTGGTACTCCTTGCGAGCCTCATCGCGCTCAAGGATGTATGGCGGGTTCGCCACTACCGCTTGGAACTTCTTCGCGAAGACCTTCTTAAGCGCAGCGCGCACGTCGGACCGCGTGAGCGTGGCGCGCGGCTTCTCTTCGACCTTCGTGAACAAGTCGAACTGCGTCGAGAGTTTCTGCTCCTCTTTCTCGACTTGCTCAAGCCCATCTGCCCAGTACACGTGCGGGCGGAAGCGCGCGGCGTCGGCAAGCTTGGTCACGCCCGCGAGCTCGGCGGCCGTCATGATCAGGCGCGTACGGGCGAGCGCGCAGGCGTAGTCGTTTAGGTCGATGCCCACGACGCGATCGAGCGCGTGCGCGACCACATTCTCCTTCGACCAATCATTGTGCTTCTCGGCGGTCGCTGCGACGAGCCTCTTCAAGCCGTCGATGAGGAAGTGGCCCGAGCCGCATGCGGGGTCGAGCAGGCGAACGTCGTCAGCACCGAAGGTCTCGATGGCCGGCGTCAGCGTGCGGTCGAGGATGAATGCGCGTACGAAGTCGGGCGTCTGGCAGAGCGCGAAGCGGTCTTTCACGACCGGATCGAGCTCCTGGTACAGGTCGCCCATCAGCTCGCCCTCGAAGCGTTCCTCGACGAAGCTCCACACCGCGCCCGTGTCGGCGTCTCGGTGGCGCCAGAAGCCGATCAGCGCGCGTGACAGCTCGTCCGAAGGCAGTGCCACCTCGGCGGGTTGGGGGCTAAACAGCTCCGGCATGCCGCCGCGCGTGCTTGCAAGGTCCTTGTAGATCCAGCGCAGGAAGGCCGTCTCGCCGAGGTTCGGCGCGAGCTTCTCGAACAGCTGCTGTGCCTCGGGATCGAGCAGCCGTCCCGGCGCAAGGAGCCCCCGGTCTTCGAGCACACGCACATAGACGCTCTTGAGCACCCAGAGCACCGCCGCGCGACGCGAGAGGAGGTCCGTCCAAACCTCGAAGTCCTCGGCAACGCGCTCGTCCTTGTGGAGCTGCTCAGCGGCCACGCGCGCAGCGCCGGGCGCGCGCATCTTCGCGCGCAGGTCGGCGGCGATCTTCGCGACGTGGTCGCGGAGAGCGGTGGTCAATCGGGCTCGGTCGTTCGCTTTCATCGATGATGGATCAGCCCGGAAGCGGGTGCAGAAGAGGCAGCGTCGCGCCTTCGAGGTGCCACATGGCGGAGCCCTCGTTGAAGCGTGGCTGGCGGTTGTGAATGACGCCCGGGACTACGAGGATCCAGAAGCCCCGGCTGCCGGAGAGTGTCTCGTCGTAGAGGCGGCGCGGAAGGTCGAGCGCCTCGCACAGGCCGAAGAGCGCGGTGTCGCCAAGGACGATCACGTTGCCCGGTCGTCCGTATTCTTCGAGCAGGTTGAACAGCGTCTGCTCCGCCGCCTCGGTCAGCGCCTCGCGCTGGGCGACGAAGCGCTCGGCTCGCTCGAGCGACTTGATGTCCGCAGAATGCTCACCGAAGAAAGCGTCGTCGAACGAAAGCCACTTGCCCCCGAGCGCGGCGGAGACGGAGCGCCCGATCTCGGCGTGGCCCTCGGGAGGCGTCACCAGCATGCGGAAGCCGCGCGACCCGGCGGCCTCCTTCAACATGTCGCGCACCACCAGCTCAGGGCTGCGCTCGGCGCCAAAGCTGTTCGGCAGCTCGTCTGCAGCGAGCGGCTGCGCGGCCACGATGGAGCCCGCTCGGCCCGGCAGAACCAGCGCGCCCTGAACGCGGCAGTCAAGGTCGCGCAGGATCGCGAGCAGGTGATCGGGATCGGGGTACGGCGTGTGCGGGCCGAAGATGCGCCGCACGCGCACGGCGAGATCTTCGAGCTGAAGGGGCTCGCGGGCCTGGTCGAGCACGAAACCGATCGAGTGCTTCGGGTCAACCGGGCCGATGAAGAGGTGCCCGGTCTCGGCGATCTCGACGTCCTCACAGATGCGCACACCGAGGGCGAGCGGATCGCCGTCGAAGTGCGGCAGGAGCCCCGCGAGCGTGCGCCGCGCAGTGTCGGGCTCGACGGGCGGCCATTGACCGGCGAGGCGCACCACCTCGGCGGCGAAGGCCTTGACCGTGTCGCGATCGAAAATGGGGCGCGCGACAATCGGCTGCTCAGCGCCGTCGACCTCGAAGATGTGCGCGCGACCGGGCGTGACGCGCACGATCACGCGCACGATGCCTTCGCCGGTCACGACGCCTGCGGGCCATTCGCTCTCGAAGCGCTGGCCGATCTCGTCAAGCCGCACGAGACCACCGAAGCCATCGACCACCGCGTCGAAGGCGCTCGTGAGGTCGGCGAGCGCCGAAAGGTCCATGCGCTCGAGCCCCTTCGAGACGTCGTGACTGACCTTCGGCTGGTTGGTCCCGAGGTCGTCGGCGATCTGCTCCTGTGTCTCGGGCTCGCCGGTAATGCCGATGACGCGCTCGACGGCGATGCGCTGCTCGGGCGTGAGCGGCCTCGTCGCGAGTTCCCAGACGCGATCGAGCGTGTGCGCACCGTCGTCGCCACCCGTCGCCTTGCCTTCGGTGTACGCACGGAACTGGTACAGCGCCTCGACGACTTCGGCGAGCCTCTTGCGGCCAATGCCCGGGAGCGCGAGCAGCGCGCTGCGCGTGACCGAGGCCACGGCGCCGACCGTGGGAAGCCCTCCCGCGGCCAGCGCAGAGCGGAGCGTCTCGCCAAGCGGAAGCTTCTGCACGGGCTCAGGGGACGAGCAGAGGTCGGGCAAGAGCGGAGGCTCGAGCGTGCCCGCCGACTCGGTGCCTTCGAGCCCGCGACCGCGCAGCGTCTCCTGGAATGCGATGATGTCGTTCGCGGTCTTGGTGCCAATGGCGTGAATGGCACGTACCTGTGCGTCAGGCAGTGCGAGGAGCTGGCCCACCGTATGGACCTGGCAGCGGGCGAGCGCGTTGATGGCGCGCGTCGAGAGCCCGGAGGTGCGCAGCGGCGTGGTCGCGTCGATCTGCTTGGGCGGCGGGACGGAGGACGCTGTGGTCGTGTCCTCGCCGAGCGCGACAAGCAGCGCCTCGCGCATTGCGCGCGCCGACGGGAAGCGCTTCTCGGGCGTCGGTTCGAGTGCCTTGCGGAAGAACGCGGCGAGGCCCGTGGGCTGGATGTCGTCGTCAGCGACGATCGGCGCCTGGCCCGGCTCGGGCACGCGGCCCTCGAAGGCGTGGCGGCCGGCGTAGAGTTCGAAGAGACACAGCGCGGCGGCGAACCGGTCGGTGGCATGCGTCCAGCGCGCGCTCGCCGAGTCGCGATAGAGGGCGGTGCCGCCGTAGGGCGCGTCCTCAGGCATGGACGCGAGGCTGAAGTCGATGATCGTGAGCCGCCCGTCGGAGACGAGCAGGTTGTCGGGCTTGAGGTCTTTGTGCGTGACCGATTTCTGCTCAAGGTAGTCAAGGCCCGCGATGAGGTCCTCAGCAAGGCGGCGCTGCGTGGTAGGCTCGGGGGCTGGGTGCTGTGCGAACCACTGGCGCAGGTTCATGCCGCTCACCCGCTCCATGACGAGCGTCAGGCGCCCCTCGACCATCTTGGTCAGATCGATGACCCGCACGATGTTCGGGTGATCGAGTCCGGTGAGCACCGTGTACTCGCCGCGCAAGGCCTCCTCCGCGGCGTCCTCCGAGCGCGCGATCTTCAGGGCGCGGGTGCGCCCGCTGACCAGGTGGCGCGCGGCGTAGACGACAGCCATGCCGCCCTGACCGAGGCGCGTGACGATCTCGTAGTCGGAGCCGATCCGCTGGCCCGCCTGGAGGTTGTCGGCATCGAGCTGCGCGCGGCCGACGTTCTGGATGAGCGCCTGAACGCGGGGCGACGGATCGCGCCCGATGCGCACGGCCTCGATGGCCTCGGCGAGCGTGGCGTAGCGGTCGGTGGCGCGCAGCTCGACCATCTTGGCGACGGCCTCGTCGAGGCTGAGGGGCAGGCGCTGCGAGATGTCGCGCACGCGGCGCATGAGCCGGCGCTGCGCCATGAGCTGGCGGGTGTTCTCGAAGAGCGGCTTGCCGGTGAGGACGAGTGCCAGCATCGCGCCAAGGCTGAACTGGTCGGACGCGGGCTCTGCGCTGGAGAACGCGGTCACGACCTCGGGCGCCGCGTACACGAGCCGGTCGTCGTGGATGGTGGTGAGCGAGATGGTGGCGTCGCTCGTCATCTGCTTCGCGAGGTCGAAGCCCGTGACGCGCACCTCTGTCGGCTCTTGCTTGTCCTCGACAAGGACGACGTCGGGCCGAAGCAGGCGATGGACCACGCCCTGACGGTGCACCTCGTCGATTGTCTGGGCGATGCGGATCCAGAGGTCCGAGCGGACGCGGAGCTCAGCCTTCTCTTTGCCACGCGCGTCCGGCCCGTAGCGCTCGACCCAGGTGGTGAGCGTGATGCCCTTGAAGTGCTCGAGCGGCAGCACGATGCCGGCCTCGTCGGAGAAGGGCGGATCGGCGGTGAGCACACCCTCACTGCGACCGAGGCGACCGAGGACTTGCGCTTCCCACCGCGCGCGCTCGGAGATGCGGTCACGCTGCGTCTGCGTAGCGAGGGGCGGGACGCTGTAGATGCGCAGCACGCGCTCGGCTCCCGACAGCGTGTTCTTCCCGAGCAACTCCGTGAAGGTGTCGTGGTGCTCGAAGGTCTCGACGACCTCATACTCGCGAACACGGCGCACCGGGCGCGGCCCGCTCTGCGCGCCCGTGAACAGTTCGAGCAATTCGCGCTCGGCGTTCGACGACGGCATGAGCGCGCGCCCGCCGCTCATGCGCTTGATGAGCTCGGGATCCTGGAGCGCAGCCAGGATGGTCTTGCGCGTGTGGACGCGGTCGTTGCTCGCCGGGCCGCGCACGCCGACGTCAGTCGTGGCCGAGAGGAAGACAAGGCCTTCGGTCCACACCTGGCCAGCCTGGTAGCTCGCGTTCTTCAGGTGCGACTTGAGCACCTGGGACGTGATGCGATTCAGCTTGAGCGGGCTTCTGATCTTCTCCGGCAGCCACCAGTCGTTGTCGGTACCCTCAATGCGGCCTCGGTACGACTTGATCTCAACGACGAAGATTGCGTGCGGTGCGACGACGACGGTGTCGAGCTCATAGACGACGCCGCTGCGCTCCACGAGCCATGCATTGCCGTAGACGGTGAAGCTCTCTGGCAACCCCTCGACGAGGAAGCGGAGCGCCTGCCGCTCGGCATCGTGCGCGGGCTCACCGATCTGGATGAACTTGGCCGCCATCGTTCACACCCACAGGACCTTCGCGGTCGGGAACCAGATCGCGAGCTGGTCCTCGACGCGGAAGAGCCCGCCCTTGTCGGGGTGGAGTCCGACGACGAAGTCGAAGGAGCGTTGACGGAGCGGGTGCTCCGGGTTCTTGAGGTCGGCCGCGTCGGCGCTCGTAGCGAAGTCGGAGTGCGGTGCGCCGAGCTCGAGCGCGACGATGCCCGCGAGCGTCAACTCTTGCCAGGAGCCGCATGCGACGAAGAAATTGTCCTGCAGTGTGAGGTCCTTCTGGCTGCTCACGAGGTGGTGCGCGAGCTGGCCGCCGGTGCCCGGCAGCTCGAGGACCTTCTGGTGCGGCTTCATGACGTGCAGGTCCGAGCGCGCCATGCGCGTCGGCAGGCCGAGCAGGCGCGCCTGCTCGAGGATGTAGTCAGCGCCG
This DNA window, taken from Corallococcus coralloides DSM 2259, encodes the following:
- a CDS encoding DUF2326 domain-containing protein, with protein sequence MTAGQMRIPGIDPPRQIRPSSERMAPAFWVYRIRILSELTKGDEHVVRDVKLRRGLNIVWAAHNSAGVDNALFRDGVAGHTAGKSTFCRLLRHVLGDGGFAPDGVKRRIRSKLPNAWVVAEVFVNDVRWVVARPLGIGHRSFCLRDRTIDDVTDTTAERRDYQEFVEALAKSTTEALASKKFPISDKLVGWEHVLPWLIRDQDCRFADFLEWRHRASGSDAPSLNVEERQFLIRTVLGLSSDAERHELQRNAQFVADKEDAARSAPLLRHQADTDRQRLSTVLGMELPLTSTPLFGSATRAELEKRRAELKTRKQELEESDRQEELRTLLEIASENEGALKEKLKGVQERLDAVQGMVGELVGTQQSGLLASLPPSRDFCSVPLRMAHEKCCPLAVGRPSDISSKRSERAATEELAIERGLAAAIQQEIARIKSEIEAAERATKNARRQLLAASTAYVEANANLREENAKLDHVGQLIDAAEKTANDAASKAESIKQLTRDIEESYSRQDKIREAQRVTVHRFSARFDYLVRALIGDQVTGRVETSGRSLSLTVEERGERDSTAIATVKLLAFDLAALVASIEGDGTFPRFLVHDGPREADMAPDVYERLFLLAHEIEKCFEGEPAFQYIVTTTTTPPEKFIERDAPWLCLQLSGLPAQERLLRQDL
- the pglX gene encoding BREX-2 system adenine-specific DNA-methyltransferase PglX; translation: MKANDRARLTTALRDHVAKIAADLRAKMRAPGAARVAAEQLHKDERVAEDFEVWTDLLSRRAAVLWVLKSVYVRVLEDRGLLAPGRLLDPEAQQLFEKLAPNLGETAFLRWIYKDLASTRGGMPELFSPQPAEVALPSDELSRALIGFWRHRDADTGAVWSFVEERFEGELMGDLYQELDPVVKDRFALCQTPDFVRAFILDRTLTPAIETFGADDVRLLDPACGSGHFLIDGLKRLVAATAEKHNDWSKENVVAHALDRVVGIDLNDYACALARTRLIMTAAELAGVTKLADAARFRPHVYWADGLEQVEKEEQKLSTQFDLFTKVEEKPRATLTRSDVRAALKKVFAKKFQAVVANPPYILERDEARKEYHRELIGKNRRYVSATGKYSLGAPFTERCFQLADKDGFVGIITSNNFTKRDFGKALIERVLANLDLTLVVDAAQAYIPFHSTPTVLLFGRHRKPVGDAVRAVLGKRGESGTPCDPAHGEVWTSIATNWPSVGFDNDYISVADVPRTMLNVHPWSLGGGGASELKQRIESAAESTLGRLSESIGITCFTLEDEAFIASEEVLVRHGIPADQRRPMVEGDLIRDWAVAPTDVAVFPYDDTLNVLASVDGSKLEAWLLPYKTRLSNNKMFGGRTKVEDGLKWYEYGRFTASKLRTPLSIVCACVATHNHFVLDRGGRNFKQSVLVIKLPSEATEGTHLALLGILNSSTACFWMKQVFYPKGSKTHDVDSAGTLPENNRFDFAATGMNAFPVPHGLAASSAGTIAATINALATERSDHLPHSVVRRPGVLVSSTALRAALREAEQREMSAFLRMVFWQEELDWEIYRLLGLTPQGSTNLLAECDVQPDSRPFAWAEGMLPSGLSPKVAEEYVRRRKLLESERFLGLLESPVSKRLWRGTQGVFGRYDRTYLDKTRTALSAWFAGRVEAVARDRSRHFSLEHLVAALQDDDDALAVCEVLTDRRDFNLSQLVAQVLQAESVPSHPLHTYKPAGLVKRQAWERTWLDQARVDAGEKTSPEVPPNYANTDFLKPEYWQLRGKLDVPKERFIAFTEVPGRSGVETLYGWAGWTAQQRVKAILAIDEELEDDSVPLADRIGLLDSAWRLLSDVAREDAPAATRLKAELQALVGIEGPSTTLIGDWKKRFPPPSTRAAGPRRTSTKEVEDDDSFDDLPAIIPDVSSPDDAALFIWAVLHASGGSATRTDLARAFALRARPNLLKRLAPAPLKRAVTHWGTTVGSRSVKAGLLASTLAALAERNGVVLGTNSEARVTVSTSPHTPSEEQIDPWFRFEADLAVKVLRAQPVDDFSSIDKSLSAADRKLLETAA
- a CDS encoding protein kinase domain-containing protein, producing the protein MAAKFIQIGEPAHDAERQALRFLVEGLPESFTVYGNAWLVERSGVVYELDTVVVAPHAIFVVEIKSYRGRIEGTDNDWWLPEKIRSPLKLNRITSQVLKSHLKNASYQAGQVWTEGLVFLSATTDVGVRGPASNDRVHTRKTILAALQDPELIKRMSGGRALMPSSNAERELLELFTGAQSGPRPVRRVREYEVVETFEHHDTFTELLGKNTLSGAERVLRIYSVPPLATQTQRDRISERARWEAQVLGRLGRSEGVLTADPPFSDEAGIVLPLEHFKGITLTTWVERYGPDARGKEKAELRVRSDLWIRIAQTIDEVHRQGVVHRLLRPDVVLVEDKQEPTEVRVTGFDLAKQMTSDATISLTTIHDDRLVYAAPEVVTAFSSAEPASDQFSLGAMLALVLTGKPLFENTRQLMAQRRLMRRVRDISQRLPLSLDEAVAKMVELRATDRYATLAEAIEAVRIGRDPSPRVQALIQNVGRAQLDADNLQAGQRIGSDYEIVTRLGQGGMAVVYAARHLVSGRTRALKIARSEDAAEEALRGEYTVLTGLDHPNIVRVIDLTKMVEGRLTLVMERVSGMNLRQWFAQHPAPEPTTQRRLAEDLIAGLDYLEQKSVTHKDLKPDNLLVSDGRLTIIDFSLASMPEDAPYGGTALYRDSASARWTHATDRFAAALCLFELYAGRHAFEGRVPEPGQAPIVADDDIQPTGLAAFFRKALEPTPEKRFPSARAMREALLVALGEDTTTASSVPPPKQIDATTPLRTSGLSTRAINALARCQVHTVGQLLALPDAQVRAIHAIGTKTANDIIAFQETLRGRGLEGTESAGTLEPPLLPDLCSSPEPVQKLPLGETLRSALAAGGLPTVGAVASVTRSALLALPGIGRKRLAEVVEALYQFRAYTEGKATGGDDGAHTLDRVWELATRPLTPEQRIAVERVIGITGEPETQEQIADDLGTNQPKVSHDVSKGLERMDLSALADLTSAFDAVVDGFGGLVRLDEIGQRFESEWPAGVVTGEGIVRVIVRVTPGRAHIFEVDGAEQPIVARPIFDRDTVKAFAAEVVRLAGQWPPVEPDTARRTLAGLLPHFDGDPLALGVRICEDVEIAETGHLFIGPVDPKHSIGFVLDQAREPLQLEDLAVRVRRIFGPHTPYPDPDHLLAILRDLDCRVQGALVLPGRAGSIVAAQPLAADELPNSFGAERSPELVVRDMLKEAAGSRGFRMLVTPPEGHAEIGRSVSAALGGKWLSFDDAFFGEHSADIKSLERAERFVAQREALTEAAEQTLFNLLEEYGRPGNVIVLGDTALFGLCEALDLPRRLYDETLSGSRGFWILVVPGVIHNRQPRFNEGSAMWHLEGATLPLLHPLPG